A portion of the Rhinopithecus roxellana isolate Shanxi Qingling chromosome 19, ASM756505v1, whole genome shotgun sequence genome contains these proteins:
- the TMEM11 gene encoding transmembrane protein 11, mitochondrial isoform X2, protein MVSLSATDCYIVHEIYNGENAQDQFEYELEQALEAQYKYIVIEPTRIGDETARWITVGNCLHKTAVLAGTACLFTPLALPLDYSHYISLPAGVLSLACCTLYGISWQFDPCCKYQVEYDAYKLSRLPLHTLTSSTPVVLVRKDDLHRKRLHNTIALAALVYCVKKIYELYAV, encoded by the coding sequence GGTGAGCTTGTCGGCCACAGACTGCTACATTGTGCACGAGATCTACAATGGGGAGAATGCCCAAGACCAGTTTGAGTACGAGCTGGAGCAGGCCCTGGAAGCCCAGTACAAGTATATTGTGATTGAGCCCACGCGCATCGGCGACGAGACGGCCCGCTGGATCACCGTGGGCAACTGTCTGCACAAGACGGCTGTGCTGGCGGGCACCGCCTGCCTCTTCACCCCATTGGCGCTGCCCTTAGATTATTCCCACTACATCTCCCTGCCCGCTGGTGTGCTGAGCCTGGCCTGCTGCACCCTCTACGGGATCTCCTGGCAGTTTGACCCTTGCTGCAAGTACCAAGTGGAGTACGACGCCTATAAACTGTCGCGCCTGCCTCTGCACACACTCACCTCCTCCACCCCAGTGGTGCTGGTCCGGAAGGACGACCTGCACAGAAAGAGACTGCACAACACGATAGCACTGGCCGCCCTGGTGTACTGTGTAAAGAAGATTTACGAACTCTATGCCGTATGA